The following are encoded together in the Xanthobacter autotrophicus Py2 genome:
- a CDS encoding conjugal transfer protein TrbB (KEGG: mes:Meso_2322 conjugal transfer protein TrbB) → MAGVADDVPGFTVAVHRALSEPILLGGAPRAIAIMNGTLAGALGLGLRLWLVGLIVWAIGHFAAVWAAKRDPLFVDVGRRHLRIPAHLSV, encoded by the coding sequence ATGGCGGGGGTGGCCGACGACGTGCCGGGCTTCACCGTGGCGGTTCACAGAGCACTGTCCGAGCCGATCCTGCTCGGCGGCGCTCCGCGCGCCATCGCCATCATGAACGGCACGCTGGCCGGTGCGCTCGGCTTGGGCCTGCGCCTCTGGCTGGTCGGCCTCATCGTCTGGGCCATCGGCCATTTCGCGGCGGTGTGGGCGGCCAAACGCGATCCGCTGTTCGTCGATGTCGGCCGCCGACACTTGCGCATCCCCGCGCACCTCTCGGTTTAA
- a CDS encoding Conjugal transfer protein TrbC (PFAM: Conjugal transfer protein TrbC~KEGG: mes:Meso_0508 conjugal transfer protein TrbC), with protein MIQRLHQTRHRLVSALSVATLSVVMAAPAHASGSSMPWEAPLQSILQSIEGPVAKIVAVIIIITTGLTLAFGDTSGGFRRLIQIVFGLSIAFAASSFFLSFFSFGGGALV; from the coding sequence GTGATCCAACGCCTGCATCAAACGCGCCATCGCCTCGTCTCGGCGCTGTCCGTCGCCACGCTCTCCGTCGTGATGGCGGCGCCCGCCCATGCCTCCGGTTCATCCATGCCGTGGGAAGCACCGCTGCAATCCATCCTTCAGTCGATCGAAGGGCCGGTGGCCAAGATCGTCGCCGTCATCATCATTATCACGACCGGACTGACGTTGGCCTTCGGCGACACCTCCGGGGGGTTCCGTCGCCTGATCCAGATCGTCTTCGGCCTGTCGATCGCCTTTGCGGCGTCGAGCTTCTTTCTGTCGTTCTTCTCGTTCGGCGGCGGGGCGCTCGTCTGA
- a CDS encoding P-type conjugative transfer ATPase TrbB (TIGRFAM: P-type conjugative transfer ATPase TrbB~PFAM: type II secretion system protein E~KEGG: bbt:BBta_7741 conjugal transfer protein TrbB): MAISQHNSEGLARGARMLRTALGPAIARFMEDASVVEVMLNPDGRIWIDRLAEGLADTGERLSPANGERIVRLVAHHVGAEVHTGSPRVSAELPETGERFEGLLPPVVAAPAFAIRKPAVAVFTLDDYVRAGIMSVTQAEALRAGVATRANILVAGGTSTGKTTLTNALLAEVAKTSDRVVIIEDTRELQCAAPNLVAMRTKDGVASLSDLVRSSLRLRPDRIPIGEVRGAEALDLLKAWGTGHPGGVGTIHAGSAIGALRRMEQLIQEAVVTVPRALIAETIDLVAVLSGRGSARRLSELVRVEGLGPDGDYRVTPADAPASGSDDRAASLNPTSLEGETL; encoded by the coding sequence ATGGCGATTTCTCAGCACAATTCAGAAGGGCTGGCGCGTGGCGCACGGATGCTGCGCACGGCGCTCGGTCCCGCCATCGCCCGCTTCATGGAAGACGCCTCCGTCGTCGAGGTGATGCTGAACCCCGACGGGCGTATCTGGATCGACCGGCTCGCCGAAGGGCTGGCCGACACGGGCGAGCGGCTGTCTCCCGCCAACGGCGAGCGCATCGTGCGCCTGGTCGCGCACCATGTCGGCGCCGAAGTCCACACCGGCAGCCCGCGTGTCTCGGCCGAGTTGCCCGAGACGGGGGAGCGGTTCGAGGGGTTGTTGCCCCCGGTGGTCGCGGCCCCGGCCTTCGCCATCCGCAAGCCCGCCGTCGCCGTGTTCACGCTCGACGATTATGTCCGCGCGGGGATCATGTCCGTCACGCAGGCCGAGGCGCTGCGGGCCGGCGTCGCTACCCGCGCCAACATTCTTGTCGCCGGCGGCACCTCGACCGGGAAGACGACGCTGACCAATGCGTTGTTGGCCGAGGTAGCGAAGACCTCCGATCGCGTCGTCATCATCGAAGACACGCGCGAGCTGCAATGCGCCGCGCCCAACCTCGTCGCCATGCGGACCAAGGATGGCGTCGCCTCGCTCTCCGATCTCGTCCGGTCCTCGCTGCGCCTGCGCCCCGACCGCATCCCGATCGGCGAGGTGCGTGGCGCCGAGGCGCTCGACCTCCTCAAAGCCTGGGGCACCGGCCATCCCGGCGGCGTCGGCACGATTCACGCCGGCAGCGCCATCGGCGCGCTGCGGCGGATGGAACAGCTCATCCAGGAAGCCGTCGTCACCGTCCCGCGCGCGCTGATCGCTGAAACGATCGACCTCGTAGCCGTGCTCTCCGGCCGCGGCTCGGCACGCCGCCTCTCCGAACTCGTCCGCGTCGAGGGCCTCGGCCCGGACGGCGATTACCGCGTCACGCCCGCCGACGCACCAGCCTCCGGGAGCGACGACCGCGCGGCCTCTCTCAACCCCACCAGCCTTGAAGGAGAAACCCTGTGA
- a CDS encoding CopG domain protein DNA-binding domain protein (PFAM: CopG domain protein DNA-binding domain protein~KEGG: mes:Meso_2326 CopG-like DNA-binding), with the protein MQTKTRMNVYFEPELLRKVEALALRRRVSKSAVIEAAVASFLSADASERLEAVFARRMDRIGRQIDGMDEDLAILGETLSLFIRFWMTLTPPLPDAAHPSARAKGMERFEGFLQTLGRKLATGDRFLKDLSRDIDSRRDKAADQG; encoded by the coding sequence ATGCAGACCAAAACCCGCATGAACGTCTATTTCGAGCCGGAATTGTTGAGGAAGGTCGAGGCGCTGGCGCTCCGGCGCCGCGTCTCGAAGTCCGCTGTAATCGAAGCTGCCGTCGCGTCTTTCCTCTCAGCCGACGCCTCCGAACGGCTGGAGGCCGTCTTTGCTCGTCGCATGGACAGGATCGGGCGCCAGATCGACGGCATGGACGAAGATCTCGCCATTCTCGGCGAGACGCTCTCGCTGTTCATCCGCTTCTGGATGACTCTCACCCCGCCATTGCCTGACGCCGCACATCCATCGGCGCGCGCCAAGGGCATGGAACGGTTCGAGGGTTTCCTGCAAACACTCGGCCGGAAGCTGGCGACCGGCGATCGGTTCCTCAAAGATCTGTCGCGCGACATCGACTCACGCCGCGACAAGGCCGCCGATCAGGGGTGA
- a CDS encoding TRAG family protein (PFAM: TRAG family protein~KEGG: mes:Meso_2327 TraG protein), which produces MSGSRVLWGQVAIVLAIVLTAIWCATEWTAWRLGFQAQLGQPWFVVAGWPVYYPPIFFWWWFSFDAYAPSIFLEGAMIAVSGGLVSIVVAITLSVIRARDAKNVVTYGSARWAELNEIKAAGLLGADGVVLGRYDRDYLRHDGPEHVLCFAPTRSGKGVGLVVPTLLTWPGSTIIHDIKGENWGLTAGFRSRHGRVLLFDPTNPTSSAYNPLLEVRRGDKEVRDVQNIADILVDPEGALDKRNHWEKTSHSLLVGAILHVLYAEADKTLAGVANFLSDPKRPVEATLRAMMNTPHLGEAGVHPVIASSARELLNKSDNERSGVLSTAMSFLGLYRDPVVAKVTARCDWRIADLVSGDRPVSLYLVVPPSDINRTKPLIRLLLNQVGRRLTEDLTTSANRHRLLLMLDEFPALGRLDFFESALAFMAGYGIKSFLIAQSLNQIEKAYGANNSVLDNCHVRVAFATNDERTAKRVSDALGTATEMRDSTNYAGHRLSPWLGHLMVSRQETARPLLTPGEVMQLPPADELLLVAGVPPVRAKKARYYEDARFRERIMPPPKSAATKGSAKPPTDDWSALAIPTASAGVTANTETGPITDPANAGIRREPELPEHEEIAPPERPAIGEFALLDDEPDTDAAKARSLRRQVTSIARQATMDPADGIEL; this is translated from the coding sequence ATGTCTGGAAGCCGTGTCCTTTGGGGACAAGTCGCAATCGTCCTCGCCATCGTGCTCACCGCGATATGGTGCGCAACGGAATGGACGGCATGGCGTCTCGGGTTTCAGGCGCAGCTCGGACAGCCGTGGTTCGTGGTAGCGGGTTGGCCGGTCTATTACCCGCCGATCTTCTTCTGGTGGTGGTTCTCGTTCGACGCCTATGCGCCGTCGATTTTCCTCGAAGGCGCCATGATCGCGGTATCGGGCGGCTTGGTCTCGATCGTCGTCGCCATCACCCTGTCTGTGATCCGAGCGCGGGACGCGAAGAACGTCGTCACCTATGGCTCGGCGCGCTGGGCCGAGCTGAACGAGATCAAGGCAGCCGGATTGCTCGGCGCGGACGGCGTGGTGCTTGGTCGCTATGACCGCGACTATCTCCGCCACGATGGCCCGGAGCATGTGCTGTGCTTCGCGCCGACCAGATCGGGCAAGGGCGTCGGTCTCGTCGTACCGACCCTGCTGACCTGGCCCGGCAGCACGATCATCCATGACATCAAGGGGGAGAATTGGGGGCTGACCGCCGGCTTCCGCTCTCGGCACGGCCGCGTGCTGCTGTTCGATCCGACCAATCCCACCTCGTCGGCCTATAATCCGCTGCTCGAGGTGCGGCGCGGCGACAAAGAAGTCCGCGACGTGCAGAACATCGCCGATATCCTCGTCGATCCCGAAGGTGCTTTGGACAAAAGGAACCATTGGGAAAAGACCAGCCATTCGCTTCTGGTCGGCGCGATCCTGCATGTTCTCTACGCGGAAGCCGACAAGACGCTGGCGGGCGTCGCCAATTTCCTGTCCGATCCGAAGCGACCCGTCGAGGCGACGTTGCGCGCCATGATGAATACCCCGCATCTCGGCGAGGCCGGCGTGCATCCCGTCATCGCGTCGTCGGCGCGCGAGCTGCTGAACAAGAGCGACAACGAACGATCGGGCGTGCTGTCGACCGCCATGTCGTTCCTCGGCCTCTATCGTGATCCCGTGGTGGCGAAAGTGACGGCGCGCTGCGACTGGCGCATCGCCGATCTCGTCTCGGGCGACAGGCCCGTCAGCCTCTACCTCGTGGTGCCGCCGTCGGACATCAACCGCACCAAACCGCTGATCCGCCTGCTGCTCAATCAGGTCGGGCGGCGCTTGACCGAAGACCTGACGACCTCGGCCAATCGCCACCGGCTGCTGTTGATGCTCGACGAGTTTCCGGCGCTGGGAAGGTTGGATTTCTTCGAGTCCGCGCTGGCTTTCATGGCGGGCTACGGGATCAAGAGCTTTTTGATCGCGCAGAGCCTCAACCAGATCGAAAAGGCGTATGGCGCCAACAACAGCGTGCTCGACAACTGCCATGTCCGCGTCGCCTTCGCCACCAACGACGAGCGCACAGCCAAGCGCGTGTCGGACGCATTGGGCACCGCGACCGAGATGCGCGATTCCACCAACTATGCCGGCCACCGGCTTTCGCCCTGGCTGGGGCATCTCATGGTGTCGCGGCAGGAGACGGCCAGGCCGTTGCTTACTCCCGGCGAGGTCATGCAGCTTCCACCCGCCGATGAATTGCTGCTGGTCGCGGGCGTCCCGCCGGTGCGCGCGAAGAAGGCCCGCTACTACGAGGATGCGCGGTTCCGTGAGCGGATCATGCCGCCGCCGAAATCCGCAGCCACAAAAGGCTCGGCCAAGCCGCCCACCGATGATTGGTCCGCACTGGCGATCCCGACCGCATCGGCCGGCGTAACGGCCAATACCGAAACCGGCCCGATCACCGATCCGGCCAATGCAGGTATCCGCCGCGAGCCGGAATTGCCGGAGCATGAAGAGATCGCACCCCCCGAGCGTCCGGCAATTGGAGAGTTCGCCCTGCTCGACGACGAGCCGGACACGGACGCCGCCAAGGCCCGCAGCCTTCGTCGTCAGGTCACATCTATCGCCCGGCAGGCGACAATGGACCCGGCCGATGGCATCGAGTTGTAG
- a CDS encoding conserved hypothetical protein (KEGG: mes:Meso_2330 hypothetical protein) — translation MPETQHFQRFSRHPRPKSPVSGGSGAMSDDDHFRPKPGRIRSNGAKAGQAKSFLSQLRKIARQQQAGTGRNRSTQSSGSGRSMNGQSVVASGRGVQRGRGASFVRARNLSNGWTHRKAGSRRVIVKSRSVRAAGRSGKAGAHLRYIQRDGTARDGERGQIYSATEDRADGDAFLDRGQDDRHQFRFIVSPEDAADLADLTGYTRELMAQVQTDLGTKLDWVAVNHHNTGHPHVHVIVNGRDALDEDLVINGDYLANGIRERASELATLELGPVTEIEHRRKLLAEIDQDRLTRIDRAMIGEAEDRFIDLRHEPGDLRGQSDRTLRLRRLGKLNDMGLATEHASGIWELSDRLEPTLRQMGERGDIIRIMQQAHLAEGVERDPMSFQIHDSAPETPIIGRVIDKHLSDELGEHLTLVVDGIDGRTHHVSGIDAARVEDIRIGSIIEIGPPDSAGRPSDRAIAGMAADGVYRPSRHLEQARFDGQVPNGDYQGFVDAHVRRLEALRRAGIVERIDADQWRIPDDFEARAATHDAGRSSRANIRILSTFDLERQIGSDGATWLDRRLLSADGSDLSPAGFGEQMRAAMERRREHHIEHGDAARQPDGRVAYRRNLIATLQEREVARAGEELAAKKSLPFRKAADGETLTGAFTGTTQLASGKFAIVEKSHEFTLVPWRPVIDRQLGREVMGIVRGGSVSWQLGRQRGLGL, via the coding sequence ATGCCGGAAACCCAACATTTTCAGCGTTTCTCACGGCACCCTCGCCCGAAATCGCCGGTTTCTGGCGGATCAGGAGCCATGAGCGACGACGATCATTTTCGGCCGAAGCCCGGCCGCATCCGCTCCAACGGAGCGAAGGCCGGACAGGCCAAGAGTTTCCTCAGCCAGCTTCGCAAGATCGCCCGCCAGCAACAGGCCGGGACCGGCCGCAACCGCTCGACCCAGAGCAGTGGCTCCGGCCGCTCGATGAATGGTCAGAGTGTCGTCGCCTCTGGCCGAGGCGTGCAGCGGGGGCGCGGCGCATCCTTCGTTCGCGCCCGCAACCTGTCGAACGGGTGGACCCATCGTAAGGCCGGCAGCCGCCGCGTGATCGTCAAGTCCCGGTCGGTTCGCGCCGCCGGTCGCAGTGGCAAGGCCGGCGCCCATCTGCGCTACATCCAGCGCGACGGGACGGCTCGCGATGGCGAACGCGGCCAGATCTACTCGGCGACGGAAGACCGTGCCGATGGCGACGCCTTCCTCGATCGCGGTCAGGACGACCGCCACCAGTTCCGGTTCATCGTGTCACCGGAAGACGCCGCCGATCTTGCCGACCTGACCGGCTACACCCGCGAACTGATGGCCCAGGTCCAAACCGACCTCGGCACGAAGCTGGATTGGGTCGCCGTCAATCACCACAACACCGGCCATCCGCATGTGCATGTCATCGTCAACGGCCGCGACGCCCTCGACGAGGATCTCGTCATCAATGGCGATTATCTCGCCAATGGCATCCGCGAGCGGGCCAGCGAACTAGCGACGTTGGAACTCGGACCCGTCACCGAGATCGAGCACCGCCGCAAGCTCTTGGCCGAGATCGACCAGGACCGCCTCACCCGCATCGACCGGGCGATGATCGGCGAGGCGGAAGATCGCTTCATAGACCTGCGCCATGAACCGGGCGACTTGCGCGGCCAGTCCGACCGGACGCTGCGCCTACGTCGTCTCGGCAAGCTGAACGACATGGGCCTTGCCACGGAACATGCGTCCGGCATCTGGGAATTGAGCGACCGGCTGGAACCAACGCTGCGCCAAATGGGAGAGCGCGGCGACATCATCCGCATCATGCAGCAAGCGCATCTGGCCGAGGGCGTGGAACGCGACCCGATGAGTTTCCAGATTCACGATAGCGCGCCCGAGACGCCGATCATCGGCCGCGTCATCGACAAGCATCTGTCCGACGAGCTGGGCGAACACCTGACGCTTGTGGTCGATGGCATCGACGGGCGAACGCACCATGTCTCCGGTATCGACGCCGCGCGGGTCGAGGACATCCGCATCGGCAGCATCATCGAGATCGGGCCACCGGACAGCGCCGGCCGTCCATCCGACCGCGCCATCGCCGGCATGGCCGCGGATGGCGTCTATCGGCCGAGCCGTCATCTGGAGCAGGCGCGGTTCGACGGCCAAGTGCCGAACGGCGACTATCAGGGATTCGTGGACGCCCATGTCCGGCGGCTGGAGGCGTTGCGCCGGGCCGGGATCGTGGAGCGTATCGACGCTGACCAATGGCGCATCCCCGATGATTTCGAGGCACGCGCCGCCACCCACGATGCAGGGCGGAGTAGCCGAGCCAATATCCGCATCCTCTCGACCTTCGATCTGGAACGCCAGATCGGATCGGATGGGGCGACCTGGCTGGACCGGCGCCTCCTCAGCGCGGACGGATCGGACCTGTCGCCGGCCGGCTTCGGTGAACAGATGCGCGCGGCCATGGAGCGCCGCCGCGAACATCATATCGAGCATGGCGACGCCGCCCGTCAGCCGGACGGCCGCGTCGCCTATCGGCGCAACCTGATCGCCACGCTTCAGGAGCGCGAGGTTGCCCGCGCGGGCGAAGAACTGGCGGCAAAGAAGTCGCTCCCCTTCCGAAAGGCCGCCGATGGCGAGACCTTAACCGGCGCCTTCACTGGAACCACGCAGCTCGCCAGCGGCAAGTTCGCCATCGTCGAGAAGTCACACGAGTTCACCCTTGTTCCGTGGCGGCCGGTCATCGACCGTCAGCTCGGCCGCGAGGTCATGGGCATCGTGCGAGGGGGATCGGTGTCGTGGCAACTGGGGCGGCAGAGAGGATTGGGGCTTTGA
- a CDS encoding transposase IS116/IS110/IS902 family protein (PFAM: transposase IS116/IS110/IS902 family protein~KEGG: mlo:mlr6190 transposase) yields the protein MDFFCGLDVAIEETAVCVVDDRGEVHLTVKVATEPEALLAVLKPFVGRLKRVGHEAGSLSPWLHPELKKLGLPAICLETQHVRAAMSAQRNKTDAADALGIAHIMRTGWFRQAHVKTESCYRMRLLLTHRRNLKRKFLDLENAIRHSLKSFGIKLGGTSRGKFDQAVREAVADDPLSCELMDAMLSARAALWKEYCRLHDLVVKLVAQSELCRRFMAIPGVGPVTALSFMTAIDDPSRFRRSRDVAAYFGLTSRRWQSGTSIDVQGRISKAGDSDVRRALYEAASGLLTRFKGKDKVKAWGQEIAKRSCHRKACVAVARKLAVIMHAMWSDGTFYLGDPAASTADAAQRAHTKDRKLLGAHR from the coding sequence ATGGACTTCTTTTGCGGGCTGGACGTGGCCATCGAGGAGACGGCGGTGTGCGTCGTCGATGATCGCGGTGAAGTACATCTGACGGTGAAGGTGGCGACCGAGCCGGAGGCGTTGCTGGCGGTGCTGAAGCCCTTCGTTGGGCGATTGAAGCGTGTCGGCCACGAGGCCGGCTCGCTGTCGCCCTGGCTCCATCCCGAGCTCAAGAAGCTCGGCCTGCCGGCGATCTGCCTGGAGACGCAGCATGTGCGGGCCGCGATGTCGGCCCAGCGCAACAAGACCGACGCAGCGGACGCCCTCGGGATCGCCCACATCATGCGCACAGGCTGGTTCCGCCAGGCGCACGTGAAGACGGAAAGCTGCTACCGGATGCGCCTGCTGCTGACGCATCGACGCAACCTGAAGCGCAAGTTCCTCGATCTCGAGAACGCCATCCGCCACTCGCTGAAGAGCTTCGGGATCAAGCTCGGTGGCACCTCGCGCGGCAAGTTCGACCAGGCGGTGCGGGAGGCGGTGGCCGACGATCCGCTGTCCTGCGAGCTCATGGACGCCATGCTGTCGGCGCGCGCCGCGCTGTGGAAGGAGTATTGCCGGCTGCACGATCTCGTCGTGAAGCTGGTGGCGCAAAGCGAGCTGTGCCGGCGCTTCATGGCGATCCCAGGCGTCGGGCCGGTGACGGCGCTCAGCTTCATGACGGCGATCGACGACCCGTCCCGCTTCCGCCGCTCGCGCGACGTTGCCGCCTATTTCGGGCTGACGTCCAGGCGATGGCAGTCGGGCACATCGATCGACGTGCAGGGGCGTATCTCAAAGGCTGGGGACTCTGATGTGCGCCGCGCGCTCTACGAGGCGGCATCGGGACTGCTGACCCGCTTCAAGGGCAAGGACAAGGTGAAGGCCTGGGGCCAGGAGATCGCCAAGCGCTCCTGCCATCGCAAGGCGTGCGTCGCCGTGGCCCGCAAACTGGCCGTCATCATGCACGCCATGTGGAGCGACGGCACCTTCTATCTCGGCGATCCGGCAGCGAGCACTGCCGACGCCGCGCAGCGGGCGCACACCAAGGATCGCAAGCTCCTGGGAGCCCACCGATGA
- a CDS encoding Lytic transglycosylase catalytic (PFAM: Lytic transglycosylase catalytic~KEGG: bja:bll0045 probable transglycosylase): protein MRRTSLLLLIGLSFGCALTVPVFAQPSNSAPAPVRDFLGELVAEAAQRFELPAAWIRAVMKAESNGDPRAISPKGAMGLMQIMPKTWAGLRDRYRLGADPYDPHDNIIAGAAYIRELYDRYGSPGWIAAYNAGPGRYEDSLKGRLLPAETRAYVANVAPSLGGGDAPTPILVAAADPLAWTQAPLFIAQSERRTSTALVPVGRSSNDADTIPDMRDVSAIVPQSGGLFVARADTGRQP from the coding sequence ATGCGGCGTACCTCCCTTCTTCTCCTTATCGGTCTGTCGTTCGGTTGCGCGCTGACCGTTCCAGTCTTCGCACAACCGTCGAACTCCGCCCCTGCACCCGTCCGTGACTTTCTCGGCGAACTCGTCGCCGAGGCGGCGCAACGCTTCGAGCTTCCCGCAGCATGGATTCGTGCGGTGATGAAGGCGGAGAGCAACGGCGATCCCCGCGCCATCTCCCCCAAGGGCGCGATGGGATTGATGCAGATCATGCCGAAGACCTGGGCGGGTTTGCGGGATCGCTACCGCCTCGGCGCCGATCCCTACGACCCCCACGACAATATCATCGCGGGCGCGGCCTATATCCGCGAGCTATACGACCGCTACGGCTCGCCCGGCTGGATCGCAGCCTACAACGCCGGTCCCGGACGTTACGAGGACTCGCTGAAGGGCCGTCTCCTACCGGCCGAAACGCGCGCCTATGTCGCCAATGTCGCGCCCTCTCTTGGCGGTGGCGATGCACCGACGCCGATTTTGGTCGCCGCTGCCGATCCGCTCGCTTGGACTCAAGCACCACTGTTCATCGCGCAATCGGAGCGTCGCACGTCAACCGCTCTTGTGCCGGTCGGGCGCTCCTCCAATGACGCGGACACGATCCCGGACATGCGCGATGTTTCCGCCATCGTGCCGCAGTCGGGCGGTCTGTTCGTGGCGCGGGCGGATACGGGACGACAGCCATGA
- a CDS encoding protein of unknown function DUF736 (PFAM: protein of unknown function DUF736~KEGG: mes:Meso_2332 protein of unknown function DUF736), whose amino-acid sequence MSQIGTFTRETSGFVGRIHTLTLFSEVTVVPTEPSEAENAPDYRIHHGGDDGPEIGAGWKRTGERAGEYIALLIDDPTLPRPIRANLFRDDDTGSAWSLHWNRPQKRDGRD is encoded by the coding sequence ATGTCACAGATCGGCACATTCACCCGTGAGACATCCGGTTTTGTCGGGCGCATCCATACCCTGACGCTTTTCAGCGAAGTCACCGTCGTTCCTACCGAGCCGTCCGAGGCTGAGAACGCCCCGGACTATCGCATCCATCACGGCGGCGATGACGGCCCGGAGATCGGCGCGGGCTGGAAACGCACTGGCGAGCGCGCAGGCGAATACATCGCCCTGCTGATCGACGATCCCACGCTGCCGCGGCCGATCCGCGCCAACCTGTTCCGGGACGACGATACCGGCAGCGCCTGGTCGCTGCATTGGAACCGTCCGCAGAAGCGCGACGGAAGGGACTGA
- a CDS encoding conjugal transfer protein precursor (KEGG: mes:Meso_2333 conjugal transfer protein precursor), which produces MTRFGYVMVTYFVTMGVAVAAFIPIAPRLVWNASASVPVGLYDLGPTRHLEVGDLVAAMPDKPLSDFMVARGYIGRDVPLMKRVMGLPGQRVCRTGNTITVDAVPLGEALDRDRLGRPLPVWQGCRRIADGDIFLMNPDAHDSLDGRYFGPLPTRAVIGKATPLYTDEAGDGRFVWRATAR; this is translated from the coding sequence GTGACTCGCTTCGGCTATGTCATGGTGACGTATTTCGTGACGATGGGCGTCGCCGTCGCCGCTTTCATCCCGATCGCGCCGCGCCTCGTCTGGAATGCCTCGGCCAGCGTGCCGGTCGGTCTCTACGACCTTGGCCCGACGCGCCATTTGGAAGTCGGCGATCTCGTCGCGGCCATGCCAGACAAGCCACTGTCCGACTTCATGGTCGCTCGCGGCTATATCGGCCGCGACGTGCCGCTGATGAAGCGCGTCATGGGGCTTCCCGGTCAACGGGTCTGCCGCACCGGCAACACCATCACCGTCGATGCCGTGCCGCTCGGCGAGGCGCTCGACCGCGACCGACTCGGCCGCCCATTGCCCGTCTGGCAAGGCTGCCGCCGCATCGCGGATGGCGACATCTTCCTCATGAATCCCGACGCGCACGACAGTCTGGACGGTCGCTACTTCGGCCCGCTTCCGACGCGCGCGGTCATCGGCAAGGCGACGCCGCTCTACACCGACGAGGCCGGCGACGGCCGCTTCGTCTGGCGCGCGACGGCACGCTGA
- a CDS encoding conserved hypothetical protein (KEGG: swi:Swit_3684 hypothetical protein) codes for MTDAAVPRVQSGPMPRAHLADSLTHVELTHVEKRIENWIRFGREAHEQVLDRRRRVFSYRPGSIFAFVRWASNDFGTIISRIDIVRAVAPGEAYQTLPFVRPGGEILLKIEGWPKVERVLRHIDAVEALGIDAWDVAPDHWRHVGNRIGAGHQPRAYSTERHQAWLKRREIEL; via the coding sequence ATGACCGACGCCGCGGTTCCCCGCGTGCAAAGCGGCCCCATGCCGCGCGCGCATCTCGCCGACAGCCTCACCCATGTCGAACTGACCCACGTCGAGAAGCGGATCGAGAACTGGATCAGGTTCGGTCGCGAAGCCCATGAGCAGGTGCTCGACCGCCGCCGCCGTGTCTTCTCCTATCGGCCAGGCAGCATCTTCGCCTTCGTGCGCTGGGCCTCCAACGACTTCGGCACGATCATCTCGCGCATCGACATCGTGCGCGCGGTTGCGCCGGGCGAAGCTTACCAGACGCTGCCCTTCGTGCGTCCCGGCGGCGAGATCCTGTTGAAAATCGAGGGCTGGCCCAAGGTCGAACGGGTGCTTCGTCACATCGACGCCGTGGAAGCCCTCGGCATCGACGCCTGGGACGTAGCCCCCGATCATTGGCGGCATGTCGGCAACCGGATCGGCGCCGGGCACCAGCCCCGCGCCTATTCGACGGAGCGCCATCAGGCGTGGCTCAAGCGCCGGGAGATCGAACTGTGA
- a CDS encoding conserved hypothetical protein (KEGG: bja:bsl0049 hypothetical protein), with protein MSQRPTRNGFASRPADLDRWVRATDTPSRDGDSGSFTARLTIDVTPALRGRIKIVAFGRGVTVADMLRDLLAREFPPTIEGDPS; from the coding sequence ATGAGCCAGCGCCCAACCCGCAACGGCTTCGCGTCCCGGCCTGCCGATCTCGACCGCTGGGTCAGGGCGACCGATACGCCGTCGCGCGATGGCGATTCCGGCAGCTTCACCGCCCGGCTGACCATCGACGTAACGCCCGCACTACGCGGCCGCATCAAGATCGTCGCGTTCGGGCGCGGCGTCACCGTCGCCGACATGCTGCGCGACCTGCTCGCGCGCGAATTTCCCCCGACCATCGAAGGAGACCCATCATGA